A stretch of DNA from Micromonospora sp. NBC_01813:
TCGAGTTCGGTCGCGAGCGTGCCGCTGCCGAGGAGGACCCCGGCCGGGGTCGCGTCTTTGAGCTTCTGCACGCCCTCACGCAGATCGCCGGCGATGTGGTGGCTGTTGGTCCATGAGAAGTCGGTGCGCGTCGACGACACCACGTACTTGGGTTTGGCCTCCAGCTTGACCGCCCACTCGCGGATGGCCGGTGGCGCCTCCTCGTCGCCGCGGGCGACGGCCGGCCAGTAGCCCTCCATCATCTCGTAGGTGACGCGACCCCACAGCATTGCCCCGCCCTCGTCCAGGAGACGGGTGAAGAAGGCATGCGTCTCGTCGTCGGCGATGCCCGCCTGGTGGTCGACGCAACCGTCCAGGGTGAGGTTGAGACTGAAGGTGAGCAGGCCCATGGCCAGCGAGTCTAGCGCCCTCATCTCATTGACCAGGCGGCGGAACTGGACGGGCCGCCCATCGGATCCGCCGAGGGATTACGACCATCTATGGGAAATACCCTAGTTTGTACGGTCCCTATGAGCTATCGACGGCTTTGACCGCGTTGAATGGAACGGAAGGCGGCTACGCCACCACGGGATCGTCGGATAAGTGAGGAGAGACACGGCGTCGAGGCCGGTGGTGCCGCCGCGCCCACACCATGCCCGAAACCCGAAACCCACC
This window harbors:
- a CDS encoding dihydrofolate reductase family protein, with protein sequence MGLLTFSLNLTLDGCVDHQAGIADDETHAFFTRLLDEGGAMLWGRVTYEMMEGYWPAVARGDEEAPPAIREWAVKLEAKPKYVVSSTRTDFSWTNSHHIAGDLREGVQKLKDATPAGVLLGSGTLATELDRLDLIDEYQLLVHPRIAGHGPTLYQGGLPGTRQLELLSAQPLRNGVVAMHYRRAR